The genomic stretch TGGGTGGTGTTGCTTGGGCGCTTTTCCCGATTATCCTTGTTTTTATGCCCTTTCAGCTGTTTCTGATTAAGCTGTCCCACAGAGAGTTAATGAAGCTACTGCTGGGAACGGTTGTTGTCTATCTGGGCTTGCTCATCTTCTTGTCGGGCATTGACTTCGGCTTTGCCTTCGCGGCTAAATATATCGGTGAAGTATTTTTGGACCCCAGCCGTCCCGATTGGTTTAAGTGGCTCCTGCTCGCGGTGGGCTTTGTGCTCGGGGCTGCCATAACGCTGGCCGAGCCGGCTGTCACTGTCCTAGGAGAACAACTTGAAGAGATAACTAACGGTCATATCAAGAAAAACTCCATACGAATCACCCTGGCCTTAGGGATTGGCGTTGCAGCCTTGATTAGTATGGTGAAGATTCTGACCCAAATACATATCCTTTGGTTTTTGGTTCCCCTCTATGTCCTGGCTATCATCATGCTTAAGTTTTCCTCTAGACTTTTCGTAGGCTTAGCCTTCGATTCGGGGGGCGTCTCAGGGGGAGCCTTAACCTCAGCTTTTTTAACCCCTCTGACCCTCGGGACTGCGCAGGCTGTAGCTGCTTCAGCGGGACCGGGCGCCCAATCGGTTTTGATTAACGGATTCGGAATTATCGCCTTTATTTCGGTTACCCCTTTAATTGCCGTGCAGGCTTTGGGCATAATTTACGATACCCAGCTTAGAAAAGCACAGAAGCTTATCCGGGCAGCTGAGGCAGAGGAACTTAAAGAACTGGCTTCTCTAGCTATGCATGCTGGGAAAGCAGAAGCAAGTGAACCGACAAATAGTGAAGCCGTTGGCAAGGAAGCGGTAGATAACGAAGCTTTAGATAATGAAGCTGTAGGTAACAATACATCAGGTAACAACACCACAGATAGCGATATTGCAGATTGCGATAAGATGAATGGCGATGCTACAAAAAAAGAAGTAGTACATGAGTTCTTCGTCACGGAGGTAAAGGAAAGCAATGAGTAATGATTTAAGCGGCTTGGTTTTTTTGACACTGATTGCCGGTAGAAAGCAAAAAGACGCCCTGTTAGAAGCGCTTCCGGAGGCGGGGGGGCGGCTTGTCAATATCGTATATGGAAAGGGCACTGTGAATACGAGTCACTTGAAATGCCTGCTCGGATTCGTGACGGAAGAAGATAAAGTGGTCATCACCTGTCTCTTGCCCGGGGAGAAAACCGATGCGGTGCTGGAAATGCTAATCAAGAAGTTTAACTTTGACAAGCAGAACACAGGCATTGCTTTTACCATACCTGTCGAAAAGCTGTCCATTTAAGGATAGGAGAGGATAAAGGATGGAAAACGAAATGGATTTAAAAGCTCTCTATATCATCGTCAACGCCGGTTTTGCTGATGAGGTGGTGGAAGTCGCTCGCCAGGCAGGAGCAGGCGGTGGGACAATTATCCACGCTCGTGGCAGCGGCCCGGTACATAAATCGATTCTGGGTATTACCTTAGATACTGAGAAGGAGATCGTCTTAAGCATTGTCAGCGGGGACAAAGTTGAGAAAATTATGGCTGCCATCAAAGAAAAGGCAGGGTTGAATTCCCCTGCCAACGGTATTTGCTTTACGATGCCTGTTGAAAAATGGTTGGTGAAGCAATGATCAGGGCATAATGCTTACTTGCCCTTAAAGAACTTCCCGGCACCCAAATAGAAAGTCTGTTTGTCCCGGTACATCCGTTGGTCAGCTAAAGCCAATACGGCTTCCATGCTCTTTTCTTCAAAAGAAGTGGCGTAGCCGAAGCTTATGTTGAGTACCGCAGGGGTATGCTCGGTCGGAATCTTATTTTGACTCTTGATTCGGGCCTCAATCATTTTAAGAACGGGTTCTTTGGCTGTGGTAAGTATCAAGAACTCATCGCCGCCGAAGCGAAATGCGAAATCAGTATCCCTGATGCTGCTCCGAATCGAGGCAGCGGCTTCTTTAAGAATGCGATCTCCTTCCTCATGTCCAAAGTGATCATTGATATACTTCAAGCCGCTAATATCAAGCATGGCCAGTCCAAAGGGCTTGGACTCGTTGATATAGCCCTGAATAACCTCCTGAAAAAGATTGCGATTAAAAAGTCCGGTGAGGGGATCTGTCTCGGAATTTTTCTTTATGCGTTCTAAGTAGAGTTCTCTTTCCGTGACATCCTTGGTAATAATCATAGCTCCGGTAAATTGGCCGGGTATATTAATCGGGGAATAAGCATTTTCGATACATCTGCCTTGAGTTTTGATGACTCTGTGCCATTCGATAGTTGCCGGTTGATTGAGTTTATCAAGGACCTTGGGCTTGGACTCGTTTTTATGACAGGAGAGAATGCTATTATTTTCCGGAAGGTTAGGGTCCCACCCCAGCAATTCCCCTCCCAAATGATTGAAATAAATAACTTTCCCGGTGGTGTCGATGAGCGTTAGGCCGATTTTTAATTCGGAAAGAACGGTGTTGACTATCTCTGTTGGAATGGAGTTATGCATCGGGCTCTCCTTTTGCTTGTTTTTTGCTTGTTCTAATGATTAAAGATTAACAAAAAGACGAGAACTGTCAAGTAAAATTAACCAGATTCGCCATGGCACGAGTCTATCTATGCCGAAAATGTTAAGTCTTGCCTGTAGGTGTAAAAATGCTGTCAAAAATGCTATACTATATTGAGTAGGTATTTTAAAGATAAAGTTATTTTTGGAGGGTGGATATGGGAGCAAAAAAGAAAAAACAAGTCGTTGGGGTTATTAATCAGTTGGATCTGATTAAACAGTCTCCGAACAAAATGAATTCCTCGATGGAAATCGTCAGACAGGGGGTAGGGGTTCATCGCGACAAGACGAAGTATAACAGGAATAAAATGAAGCAACAAAATGTTTATGATGGGTATCATTGTGTATCGAATGGGGCGGTATAGAATGATACCCATTATAATTTCTAGAACATTAGCTATTGCATCCCCGAGAAAAGCTTCAATGAGCCAAACTGGCTCTTGAAGCTTTTTTGCATTGATAGTTTAGGAGTTGTTTAAAATAAAAAGAAGGAATTTGTGTAAGTATAAGCGAAATGGAAAATAATGGGTACATGTTTGGCTGCTAAATTTACTAATCCTGAATACGATAGAGGAAAAGCAAAATTGAAGAAAAGGAACATACGGTAATGTTTCCATTACTTAGCGCAAGTATAACGATTAGTCTGGCTGTTGCAGGCTACTGGTTATTAAAGAAGATTAATTTCCCGGCACCATCAATTATGGGGCCGATGATGTTTATCGGTATATATCAAGCATTGGGAGGGGGACTTCCCGATCTCTCCATGACCACCGTCAATATATTTCAGCTGATTATAGGGCTGTCTTTAGGGGCCAGAATTAATCATCAGAGGCTGGCTGATTTGCGTAGGGTGTTACGTCCTTCCTTAGTTATAGCGGTTTGGACTTTACTATCAACCTTGGGTATGACGTTTCTTTTACTCCAATTTACCCCTAATATCGCTACGGCTCTTTTCTCCGCCGCTCCCGGTGGGATCTCAGAAATGACGGTTGTCGCCTTGGCCTATGATACCGAAGTGCCCATGGTATCCACCTATCAATTTGTACGCTTAGTGGTCATTATCAGTGTGGTGCCTATTATTGCTCGTTGGTTAAAGCGAAGAACACCAACTGCGCAACGGGTCGCGATGAAGGAAGAGCAAAATCAGACACTAGTAACAGGAGACGCCGAGCCAATAGAGCAAGTAGAAATTGGGTTGGGAACTAAGCTACTCCTTTACAGCCTTGGCATAATGGGGGGCCTGCTTCTGCTGGTCTTGGGCTTTCCCGGCGGAGGAGTGATTGGTGCCATGACGACTTTGGCGCTGACCAACATAGTGCTCAAAAAGCAGTATCAATTTCCAAGTTCTGTTTTGCAACTTGCCTTGCTTGGAATTGGTATGAGCATCGGGTTGGAATTTTCACCGGAGGTGGTGCGGACTATTCAAGAGATGTTGCTGCCCATTATTGGCTTTTCCTTGCTTATTGTACTCAGTAATTTCGTCGTGGGGTGGTATTTACATCATCTGACTCATTGGGATATCATCACCTGCCTATTGAGTTCAGCCCCCGGCGGGCTGAATCAAATGCTCGCGGTTTCCGAAGAGATGAAGGCCGATACCCTGACCATCAGCATACTGCAATTGGTGCGACTGTTAATCATCATTACCTGTATCCCGATTATCGCTGTTATGTTTATCTGAATTAGATTGAATCCATTTAATTCAGAGATTTAACATCATAAAACCAAAGGAGTGAAGTAATGCAAGCTAACAACACCTATGAAGTCAATGCCATGAAAAGGTTTATGGAACAGGCCTTTTCGGCTTGCGGAGTACCTGTAGCCGATGGGCAAATTGTAAGTGATAACCTGCTCTACGCGGAGCTACGTGGGATCAAGAGCCATGGTATAAGTCGTTTTCCTATTTATTTACGACGCATCCAAAAGGGGGCGGTGAACCCTCAACCGAAAATAGCTATCGAACAAAGAGCACTCGGAATATTAGGGGTGGACGGGGATAACGGATTAGGTGCTGTGGGAATGGTGCATGCTCTGAACCGAGGGATGGAACAAGCTCGGCAAGTAGGGATTTGTGTTATTGGGATGAAGGGGAGCAACCATTTTGGGGCTTCAGGTTATTATTGTCAACTTGCCGCAGAGCAAGGTTTTGTCTCCATAGTGCTTACGGACGCACCACCGGCGACACCGCCTTGGGGAGGTAAGGAGGCCTATTTTGGCACGAATCCTATTGCCTTTGGCCTACCGCGAGCCGAAAAACCGCATATCATCGTGGATCTGGCTACCTCGCTTGTGGCGCGTGGCAAGATTATTCGAGCGGCTGCTCAAGGGGAAGAAATTCCTAAGGGGTGGGCTCTCGATAAAGAAGGCTTTGCCACAACAGATCCCCAGGCTGCTTTGGCAGGCGTTTTGCTGCCCATGGCCGGAGCGAAGGGGTATGCCTTGAGCTTAGCGGTAGAGCATTTAGCGGGGGTCTTGGTGGGAGCTGGTTTTGGCAAAGAAGTAGCTTGGCAATACGGTGAAGGAAACAAGCCTGCCAATGTCGGTCATTTCGTCATTTTAGTCAAGGCAGATGCATTTCTAACGATGGAAACCTATCATAAGCGCGTGGAACATTTTGTAGAAGAAATTAAACAGATTCCGTTGGCACCGGGGTACCAAGAAATCAAACTGCCTGGGGAACGTGAATGGGAGCAAGAGCAGAGTTCGGTGGTCCAAGGGGTTACCCTGGATGAGGATATGCTCGCTACATTCCAAGCTATTGCTCAAGAGTTAAATATCAAGCTATAGGTCATATTATCTTCTTGCTGTATGGAGGATTACTCATGATCAGAATAGTCTATACCATGACCCTTGGCCATAATCGGGATATTATCAATAAACTGATTTGCTCGAAGGAGTCAAAGGATGTCTCAGTAGAAGTCTTGCAAACGGCCAGCCCTCAAGAGTTGATGGAGTATGACATTGACAATACCATTGTGATTGCTCGTGGAATTTACTTCCTAACCCTCAGTAAGAGATTTAGGCGTGCTCGTGTGATAGAGCTTGCTGTCACGGGGTATGATATTATGCGGGGAATTGTGGAGTGTAAAAATGTATATCAGGCCAAAAAGATTGCCATTATCATCTCGGAAACTATTCAAGTCGAGAAGAGTTTTATCGAAGACACTTTGGATGTTCAGTTAACGGTTTTTCCAGTCAAAGAATATGGTCATGTGGCGAATGTCTTTGACTTCGTTAAGCGTCTGGGCTTTGATGCAATTCTCGGTGGGTTTACAGTTTTTCGTATGGCCAAAAGTGAGGGCGTCAATTCAGTAGCAATAACTATGGGATATGAAGCCAACCACTTAGCCTTCAATGAGGCATTCAACGTAGCAAAAGCCATCATCGAAGAACGCAAGAAAAATGAGCTTTTTAAAATCATTCTGGAAAGCACCGATGAAGCGGTTATCGCCTACGATCATCAGGGGCTGATTATGGCATACAACCAAGCGGTCTATGGCATTTTGGAGCTCCCCGCCCAAACGATTCTCACAGGCAAAGAACTCTCGTCCTTCCTGCCACAATTCAAAGAAGCCCATCTAAGCAAAGAAAGTTATACTACCAATGAAGTCATCACCATTAACAACCGCGTGGTCGTTATCAATAAAAGAAACATTATCATTGAACAGAAAAATCAGGGTGCAGTATTAATACTACAAAATGTCGATACTTTGCAAAAGGCAGAAATTGATGTGCGCCAGAAATTAAACAAGAAAGGCTTAGCAGCTAAGTACAATTTTGACGCAATAATCGGCAGCAGTGAGGTTATTATGAAAACCATCCGGGTTGCCCAAAAATATGCTGTTGCAAACTCAAATGTATTGATTATCGGCGAGACAGGGACAGGGAAAGAGCTCTTTGCTCAGAGTATTCATAACAACAGCATGCGGTGTAACCAGCCTTTTGTTGCCATAAACTGTGCAGCACTTCCTGAACAATTACTGGAAAGTGAACTTTTTGGCTATGTGGGAGGCGCTTTTACAGGAGCCGCTAAAGGTGGGAAAGTAGGGCTTTTTGAGTTAGCCCATAAAGGGACCCTCTTTCTAGACGAAATAGCCGAAATGCCTCTTGGTTTGCAAGCGAAACTCCTGCGGGTATTGCAGGAAAGGGAAATTCGTAAACTAGGTGATGACAAGAACATTCCCATTGATGTACGAATCATATCGGCAACCAATGAAGATTTAAGTTTACTAGTGCAAGAAAGTAAATTTCGCCAGGACCTTCTCTATCGTATCGATGTGTTGAGTTTAATTCTTCCGCCCTTGCGCGAACGCAAGGAAGATATTAAAGATATTGCGAAGACCTTTTTAGCAGATTTTCCTAGAGGTCATAAGCCAATCTCCCTAAGCCTTGAAGGACTCTTAGTACTCATGCAATATGAATGGCCGGGAAATATTCGTGAACTGCGCAATGTCTGTGAACGTTTATCCGTACTCTCTGAGAACAAAATGCTTGGGGCTCAAGAGGTCAAAGAAATCTTGCCTATAAAAGAGGCACCTCTATTAACTCTTGTGACACCGCTTCCGGATATCCGAAATCAGCGACAGCAAGAAAAACAAAGCAAAATGACCCAACAACAGTTGGCAGAGATGCTAGGAATAAGCCGCACCACGTTGTGGCGCCGAAAAAGAGAACAAATTAGACCATACGACCGTTAACAGCGGAAGTATGGTTTTTTTAATGACCTTGCAACGTAAGAAACAAATGAAACAAGAAAAGGTTTCACTGTAACAAAAAGTGTTAAGAAAATTATGGAGAGTGGGTAAAAGTTTATCTTGTAATGGAAGAATATGCCATACAAATTTGAAATAAGATATATCAAAGTCAGATAGCATGGGCAATAGGAAAAGCACGCGGCTTAAGGTAAAGAGTTTTCGGAATATTTAGTGAGTTGGCATAGATTTTGCACTTAAGGAGTGTAGCACTGAGGATAGGGGGGAATCTCGTTTTGATAAACTGTGAAACTAAACCCGTCATCGGCATCACCATGGGCGATCCTGCAGGAGTTGGACCGGAAATCGTGGCTAAGGCTGCTGCCGCAGGAAGCTTAGAAAAGGATGCTCATCCGATTATTGTGGGGGATCAGCGCTTATTCGAGCATGGTATGCAGATTGCGAAGGTCAACGTAGATTTCCAAGTAGCCTATACCTTGGATGAAGCCCTAAGGATGATGGGGATTGTCGTTTTAGATACCAAGAGGTTTAACGCTGCGGATTTAGTTATGGGCGAGTTGAGCGTTGAATGCGGTAAGGATGCAGCGACCAATATTCAGCAATGTGTGGGGTATTGTCAACAAGGGTTGATGGACGGACTCTGTTTTGCTCCCAACAACAAAGCAGCTATGAAAAAAGCAGGCTTTGTCCTGCATGGGGCGATTGATTTGTTGGCAGGGTTTTTTCAGTATGAAGGCAACCGCGGCGAATTGAACGTGCTAAAGGATGCATGGACAGCTCGTGTTACCAGTCACATACCGGTGAAAGATATTAGTGCTCGATTGAGTGTAGAGGGAATCCTTAAGTCCATCCATTTGGTGAATCAGACCCTCAAGCGGGCGGGTATTGCTCACCCCCACATTGCGGTGGCGGCCTTAAATCCCCATGGGGGGGAAGGTGGCACTTGCGGGATGGAGGAGATTGAGATCATTTCTCCTGCTGTAGAAGAGGCCAGAGCTCTAGGGATTATGGCTGAAGGTCCATTTCCTGCCGACACCTTGTTTATTAAGTTATTCAACAAGGAATATCAGGCGGCGGTGACCATGTTCCATGATCAGGGCCAGATTGCCATGAAGCTGAAAGGGTTTGATCAGGGTGTCACCGTAATGGCTGGCTTACCCAGTCCAGTTACCACCTGCTCTCATGGCTCTGCTTTCGATATCGCCGGTCAAGGGATTGCCAACCCTGGGGCATGGGAAAGTGCTTATGAACTTGTGGTTAAGATGGCCAAAGTGGGTCGACGACATAGCTGCTAAGGAGGGCAAATCTGTGAAACTAGGTTTTGTTGGCTTGGGACAAATGGGTAAACCTATGGCCTTAAATTTACTTAAAAGTGGTAAAGAATTAATCGTTTATGATCAGCGGCCGAACAGTTACCTTGAGTTTGAAGAACAGGGGGCGCGGGTGGCAAAGGGTCTACAGGATGTGGCAGAAGCGGATATCATCTTTTGCTCTCTTCCCAACAGTGAAGTCGTTCATCAGGTATTGCTGGGGGAGGAGGGGCTTAAGCAGGCCCTTCGGACAGGGCAGATCATTGTGGATACCAGTACCATTAAATACAACACCACCTTAGATATTGCCAAGGAATTAGCGGCACGGGGAGTCGAGTTTCTCGATGCGCCAGTTTCAGGTATGGAAGCACGGGCTAAGGAAGGAACCCTCACCATGATGTGCGGCGGCAAGCAGGAACTTTTTACAAAGGTGACGCCCTATCTCCAATGGATGGCCAACAAAATTCTCTATATGGGCAACAGCGGGAGTGGCCAACTGACCAAGCTAATCAATCAATTATTATTTGATATCAATGGAGCTGCCTTGGCCGAAATCCTCCCTATGTCCATTAAACTCGGCCTTGATCCGGAAAAAGTAGGGGAGGTCGTCAACAGTGGAACGGGTAGGAGCTATGCCTCAGAGTTTTTCATTCCCAAGATTCTCGAGGGCAATTTTACCGAGGGGTATCCTATGAAACATGCCTATAAGGATTTGGTCAGTGGAGTGGAGATCTCGTCCAGCCTCTGCATCCCCATGCCTGTACTCTGTGCGGCGACGACAACCTATCAAATCGCCCTGCTTAAGGGACTGGGTGATCGAGATAAAGGCGGTATGATTGGGGTGTTTGAGGACTTGCTTCAGGTGCAATACCGTAAATCCACAGGAAAGGGTGGACTAGGATGAAATTAGCCTACACCATAAGCGGTCCTGATACCCAGGCTAAGTATCTAGCCTATAGAGGAGAGCTGGAGGACATGTTAGCCAGCTTGCATGAGATAGGTTACCAGGGAGTAGAGTTATTTGTTCGGGATCCGCGGGAAATTGACCTAAGGAAATTGGGGCAGCTTTTAGAGCTTAATCATCTGGAATTGGCGGCCCTTGGTACAGGTCCTATGGTTTCCGAAGATCAATTACGGTTTACTTCCTTAGATGGGACGATTCGGAATGAGGCGATGACGAGGGCAAAGGCTGCCATTGATTTAGCCGCTCGGTTTGGATCCCAAGTTAATGTGGGTAAATTGCGCGGAGATATTGTTCAGGGAGACGAGGCGCATACAGGACGCCTAAGGGATCGGGCCATTAAAGAACTATGTGACTACGCGGCAACGAAAAATGTGCTGATTACCATAGAGCCCCAATGTCGTTTTGCAATTAACAACCTCAAATCTACCCAGGAAGCCTTGGCTTGGCTCCAAGAGCAGCAATTGCCTAATTTGTACCTTATGCTTGATGTATTTCACATGAATATCGAAGATAAGTCCATTGCGGCCAGCTTGATTGAAGCCAAGAACCAGACAATCCATGTCCATTTGGCAGATAACCATAGGGGTGTTCCGGGAACAGGAGCCCTGAATTTCCCGGAGATTATACGAGTCTTAAAAGCTTTGGGGTATGATCGCTATCTTTCGATGGAAATCGAGCAGACTCCCAGCTGCTATGAAGCAGCCGCCAAAGCGTATACCTATATTCAGAAACTCATCGACGATGATGGAGTGATTATAGAAAAAGTGAAGTGATGTGGCCATGGAAACAGACAATAGAATAATAAATTCTCAAGAGTTGTTTAAGGGAATCAAGGGTGCCTATCCCCGTGCCATGTTTAAATCGGTGGGTTATACCCAGGAAGATTTGAGAAAGCCAATTATTGGAGTAGTCAGCTCTTGGTCAGAGATCCATCCCGGCAGTTACCCCAATAAAGAGCTCGCCCAATTCGTCAAAGCTGGGGTATGGGCTGCCGGTGGAACACCAGTGGAGTTCCATACTATAGCTGTCTGTGATGCCATAGCTCAAGGGGTAGGAATGCACTATTCCCTACCCAGCCGGGAAATTGTCGCCGCGGAGATCGAGCTGATGGTGGGCTCTGGTGGATTTGATGGTTTAGTCTTACTTCCTTCCTGTGATAAATCTCCCGGAGGCATGCTGATGGCTGCTGCCCGCCTTAATCTACCGACAATCTTTCTGCCCCCGGGTCCGATGCTTCCCCACTTTGATGACCAAGGTCAACAATGGGTGATGTCAGATATTAAGGAAGCCATGGGAGCCTTCACGAAGCAACGGATGGATGACAAGCTTTTCGAAGCCATTGAAACGGATACCTGCACCACTGTGGGCGTTTGCGGAATGATGGGAACTGGGAACACCATGGGGTGCTTAATCGAAGCCTTAGGTATGTCCCTGCCCGGCACCTCGACGACCCCTTCGGTCTATGCCAAAAAAAGACACCAAGCCAAAGAAACAGGAAAGCGCATCGTGGAAATGGTCAAGGAGAATTTGCGTTCACATCAGATCCTGAATGAAGGAAGTTTAGCCAACGCTGTGCGCCTTGTCATGGCTATTGGTGGCTCAACCAATGCAGTATTACATTTACCGGCCATTGCGAGGGAGGCAGGAGTAGAGCTAACCCTTGATGATATCGATAGGCTCTCGGAACAAACGCCCTGTGTTGCTAAGTATAAGCCCTCTAGTAAATACACCCTCTGGGATTTTTATCAAGCAGGGGGAGTCGGGGCTATCCTCAAGATTATTTCCCCATTGCTCCATAAAGAGGTGTTGACAGTGACCGGCAAAACTATCGAGGGATATTTTAGCGAGGTTAAGAAGTGGCAAACTGTCCGTCCTCTGAATAATCCGCTGCAACCCAAGGGGGGAATTGTGGCATTAAAAGGTAACCTGGCACCGGATGGCGCTGTGATCAAGGTTAGCGGGGTGAAAGATGCACCCAACTGCCAAGTAGGGATCGCCAAAACCTTTGAATCGGAAGAGGATCTCATGGAACACATCATGACTAAGGAAATCAAACCAGGGGATGTGTTGGTCATTCGCAATGAGGGACCTGTCGGGGGACCGGGGATGCGAGAGATGTCCATTCCCGCCGCCTTACTCACGGGCATGGGTCTGGGTGACAGTGTTGCTATGATCACTGATGGCCGCTTTTCCGGAGCAACCCGCGGCTTTTGCATTGGGCATGTTGCCCCAGAAGCTTACGTCGGAGGACCGATTGCCATAGTCCAAGATGGCGATTCGATAGAGATTGATATTGAACACAAAGCCCTGAACCTGCGGGTGAGTCCGGAAGAGATCAGCAAGCGCTTAGCGAACCTTCCTCCACGGAAAAGGCCAATGGATAAAGGTTTTTTAGGGGTCTATGCGCGCAATGTCAGTCAGGCAGACAAGGGTGCAATTCTTGAGTAACCTAATGAATTGGAGGGAGGTGAGGTGGGTATAAAAAGGTAGGCAACGGTTTACGGGGAGGAAGGGTTAAGGTTCTAATAATAACTAAAAATTAAAAGGGAGCTGGGGATATGAAAAAGCATTTTCGTTCTATAGTGTTTATAACCGCACTTTTGTTTTTGTTAGGCTCGATAGCCGGTTGTGGTAGCAGTAGTAGTAGCAATCAAAAACAAGACTCAAGTTCTGGCACGGAAAAAGCTGCAAGTTTTCCCGAAAAGGATTTTGAATTTTTAGTACCCATGGGAGCGGGCGGCGGTAGTGATGTATTCTGTCGTACTCTAGTGAAAACTGTTGCTGATAATAAACTTAATCCCACTAACATCACCGTAGTCAATAAACCCGGTGGTTCTGGTTCCATAGGTTGGTCCTATGTAGCTAATGATCACAAAGGAAATCCTTATGAGTTAAGCACAGTGAGCTCCAGCTTCTATACGGGTCCGATATCGGGACAGTCCCCTGTATCCTATAAAGATTTCACCCATATCATCGCAGTAGCTGAAGATCCGACTCTGCTCGTCGTCCCGACGGATTCTCCCTATCAAACGATGGAGCAACTGTTAGAAGCGGCTAAAGCTAAACCGGAATCCATTAGTTCCGGTGGTTCCAGTGGTCTCTCCATGGATGCTGTTGTATTCTATGCCCTTAGCGATAGTGCAGGGGTGCAAATGAAGTATGTGCCTTTTGCAGGTGGTGGAGAAGTAATGACTTCGGTTCTTGGCGGCCATGTTACCTTCGGCTTCTTAGGGCCAAGTGAAGCAGCTTCACAGCTGGAAGCGGGTAAAATGAAAGCTTTAGCGGTTACTACCGAAGATCGAGCTGGCGGTATTCTAAAGGATGTCCCCACCTTAAAGGAACTGGGTCATGATGTTGTCTTATCCCAATTGCGAGGGGTTGTAGCTCCTTCCGGTATCTCTCAAGAGAATGTGGATTATCTTCATGATATGTTTAAAAAAGCCACCGAAACTCCAGAGTGGAAAGAATTTGTCAAGAATAATTTCATGGAAGAAAAGATTATGGGACCGGATGAATTCTTGAAAGCTAGCCAAGCACAAAATGATATGTATGCCAAGTACTTAGACAAAATTGAAAAGTAATTATTAAATAGCACTGATGGAGGAGGCTTTTTGAAGCTAATGCCTCCTCCTCGTCCTCCCCTGATCAATAGCGAGAACACCTTGTGAATTATGACACTTGTAATTGAAGGCACCTCAAGGAGGGAAATTGATGCTTATTGATAAAGAGAAGTGCATTGGCTGCGGCATATGTGTACCCTACTGCCCCACGGGAGCCATCAGCATGTCGGATAAAAAAGCCGTAATCGATCAAGCGCTCTGTGTGGAATGTGGCAACTGTATTCGCCATAGAGTGGTAAGATGTTCGCCGAAAGCTATCTATGAACCCTATGAACAAATCAAAGGAACACCTAGAGAAGTGAGGCGTTACTTCAGTGATCCGGCTACGGTTCATGGGGTGACTGGAGTGC from Desulfitobacterium dichloroeliminans LMG P-21439 encodes the following:
- the ilvD gene encoding dihydroxy-acid dehydratase, whose product is METDNRIINSQELFKGIKGAYPRAMFKSVGYTQEDLRKPIIGVVSSWSEIHPGSYPNKELAQFVKAGVWAAGGTPVEFHTIAVCDAIAQGVGMHYSLPSREIVAAEIELMVGSGGFDGLVLLPSCDKSPGGMLMAAARLNLPTIFLPPGPMLPHFDDQGQQWVMSDIKEAMGAFTKQRMDDKLFEAIETDTCTTVGVCGMMGTGNTMGCLIEALGMSLPGTSTTPSVYAKKRHQAKETGKRIVEMVKENLRSHQILNEGSLANAVRLVMAIGGSTNAVLHLPAIAREAGVELTLDDIDRLSEQTPCVAKYKPSSKYTLWDFYQAGGVGAILKIISPLLHKEVLTVTGKTIEGYFSEVKKWQTVRPLNNPLQPKGGIVALKGNLAPDGAVIKVSGVKDAPNCQVGIAKTFESEEDLMEHIMTKEIKPGDVLVIRNEGPVGGPGMREMSIPAALLTGMGLGDSVAMITDGRFSGATRGFCIGHVAPEAYVGGPIAIVQDGDSIEIDIEHKALNLRVSPEEISKRLANLPPRKRPMDKGFLGVYARNVSQADKGAILE
- a CDS encoding sigma 54-interacting transcriptional regulator, whose product is MIRIVYTMTLGHNRDIINKLICSKESKDVSVEVLQTASPQELMEYDIDNTIVIARGIYFLTLSKRFRRARVIELAVTGYDIMRGIVECKNVYQAKKIAIIISETIQVEKSFIEDTLDVQLTVFPVKEYGHVANVFDFVKRLGFDAILGGFTVFRMAKSEGVNSVAITMGYEANHLAFNEAFNVAKAIIEERKKNELFKIILESTDEAVIAYDHQGLIMAYNQAVYGILELPAQTILTGKELSSFLPQFKEAHLSKESYTTNEVITINNRVVVINKRNIIIEQKNQGAVLILQNVDTLQKAEIDVRQKLNKKGLAAKYNFDAIIGSSEVIMKTIRVAQKYAVANSNVLIIGETGTGKELFAQSIHNNSMRCNQPFVAINCAALPEQLLESELFGYVGGAFTGAAKGGKVGLFELAHKGTLFLDEIAEMPLGLQAKLLRVLQEREIRKLGDDKNIPIDVRIISATNEDLSLLVQESKFRQDLLYRIDVLSLILPPLRERKEDIKDIAKTFLADFPRGHKPISLSLEGLLVLMQYEWPGNIRELRNVCERLSVLSENKMLGAQEVKEILPIKEAPLLTLVTPLPDIRNQRQQEKQSKMTQQQLAEMLGISRTTLWRRKREQIRPYDR
- a CDS encoding NAD(P)-dependent oxidoreductase, with protein sequence MKLGFVGLGQMGKPMALNLLKSGKELIVYDQRPNSYLEFEEQGARVAKGLQDVAEADIIFCSLPNSEVVHQVLLGEEGLKQALRTGQIIVDTSTIKYNTTLDIAKELAARGVEFLDAPVSGMEARAKEGTLTMMCGGKQELFTKVTPYLQWMANKILYMGNSGSGQLTKLINQLLFDINGAALAEILPMSIKLGLDPEKVGEVVNSGTGRSYASEFFIPKILEGNFTEGYPMKHAYKDLVSGVEISSSLCIPMPVLCAATTTYQIALLKGLGDRDKGGMIGVFEDLLQVQYRKSTGKGGLG
- a CDS encoding 4-hydroxythreonine-4-phosphate dehydrogenase PdxA is translated as MINCETKPVIGITMGDPAGVGPEIVAKAAAAGSLEKDAHPIIVGDQRLFEHGMQIAKVNVDFQVAYTLDEALRMMGIVVLDTKRFNAADLVMGELSVECGKDAATNIQQCVGYCQQGLMDGLCFAPNNKAAMKKAGFVLHGAIDLLAGFFQYEGNRGELNVLKDAWTARVTSHIPVKDISARLSVEGILKSIHLVNQTLKRAGIAHPHIAVAALNPHGGEGGTCGMEEIEIISPAVEEARALGIMAEGPFPADTLFIKLFNKEYQAAVTMFHDQGQIAMKLKGFDQGVTVMAGLPSPVTTCSHGSAFDIAGQGIANPGAWESAYELVVKMAKVGRRHSC
- a CDS encoding sugar phosphate isomerase/epimerase family protein, translating into MKLAYTISGPDTQAKYLAYRGELEDMLASLHEIGYQGVELFVRDPREIDLRKLGQLLELNHLELAALGTGPMVSEDQLRFTSLDGTIRNEAMTRAKAAIDLAARFGSQVNVGKLRGDIVQGDEAHTGRLRDRAIKELCDYAATKNVLITIEPQCRFAINNLKSTQEALAWLQEQQLPNLYLMLDVFHMNIEDKSIAASLIEAKNQTIHVHLADNHRGVPGTGALNFPEIIRVLKALGYDRYLSMEIEQTPSCYEAAAKAYTYIQKLIDDDGVIIEKVK